In the genome of Actinobacillus genomosp. 1, the window TTGCAATAGTTCCTTTGAGATTCAAATAAAAAATAGGTATGGGAAAAATTGCGAGCGGATTATACAGAGGTTTCCTTTTTTTGTAAATTTGAATTTTGGCAAACGATTGCTTTTTGCTGAAATTTTGATGAATATTTTTATTTATTACAAAAATTTAACTTTCCGATAGCTTTTCTCTCTTGAATTGAGCTAAATTGTCCTTATTATGATAAACTACATTTTTTAGCTACATTAGAGAAGAGATTATTAGAGAATGGGCAGAAAACGAAGTGCCAGTTCCTCTCGCTGGTTGGCGGAGCATTTTAAAGACCAGTTCGTACAGAAAGCACACAAACAAAAGTTGCGTTCTCGCGCTTATTTTAAATTGGATGAAATTCAACAAACCGATCGCTTGTTCAAGCCGGGTATGACAGTGGTGGATTTAGGTGCGGCACCGGGCGGTTGGTCACAATATGCGGTCACGCAAATCGGTAGTAAAGGCCGAATCATCGCTTGTGATATTTTAGATATGAACCCGATTGTCGGTGTTGATTTTTTACAAGGGGACTTCCGAGAGGAATCGGTGCTGAATGCGTTATTAGAGCGAGTCGGTGACGATATGGTCGATGTGGTGATGTCGGATATGGCTCCGAATTTCAGCGGTATGCCGTCGGTAGATATTCCGCGAGCAATGTATTTAGTGGAGCT includes:
- the rlmE gene encoding 23S rRNA (uridine(2552)-2'-O)-methyltransferase RlmE, producing MGRKRSASSSRWLAEHFKDQFVQKAHKQKLRSRAYFKLDEIQQTDRLFKPGMTVVDLGAAPGGWSQYAVTQIGSKGRIIACDILDMNPIVGVDFLQGDFREESVLNALLERVGDDMVDVVMSDMAPNFSGMPSVDIPRAMYLVELALDMCRQVLAPKGSFVVKVFQGEGFDEYLRDIRAMFSTVKVRKPEASRDRSREVYIVATGYKG